GCCGAGGGCGAAGACGAACCCGGCGAGGGCGCCGATGATGCCGCCGATGACGAGCGCCTGGAGCTTGTAGGCGAAGACGTTCTTGCCGAGGCTGCGCACCGCGTCCTCGTCCTCCCGGATGCCCTTGAGGACGCGTCCCCACGGGCTGCGCATGAGCGCCCACACCACGAGGGAGCTGATGACCACCAGTGCCCAGCCGACGATGAGGATCCAGCTGAGCCGCTCACTGAACCGCCACGGCCCGAACCCGTAGGTGCCCGGGGACAGCGGGTTGAGGTCGTAGAAGCCGTCGGAGAACCCGGTCAGCCCGGTGGAGCCACCGGTGTACTCACGCAGGCTGCTCGAGCGGACCGTGATGCGCACGATCTCGGCGGTGGCGATGGTCGCGATCGCCAGGTAGTCCGCCCGCAGCCGCAGCGTCGGGATACCGAGCAGCAGGGCCAGGATCGCGGCCGCGACGAGGCCCACGACGAGCCCCAGCCAGAACGGCAGCCCGACGATGGTGACCGTGATCGCCAGGCCGTAGGCGCCGAGCGCCACGAACGCGGCCTGCCCGAAGTTCAGCAGCCCGGCGTAGCCGAAGTGCACGTTGAGGCCGATCGCGGCCAGTCCGTAGATGATCGTCTCCAGCCCGATCATCGAGCGGGCGGCGTTGGTGAGGATGTTTGCCCAGTCCACGGTTCAGGACTCCCTTTCGCAGCGCCTGCTGAGCCCGCTCAGCCGACTCGCTCGGCCCGGCCCAGGATGCCCTGGGGCCGGAACAGCAGGACGAGGATGAGGACGGCGAGGGCGCCCACGTTCTTCAGCTCGGTCGGGATGACCAGGGTGCTCACCTCGATGAACACCCCGACGATGATCGCCCCGAACAGGGCGCCGAACGCGGTGCCGAGCCCGCCGAGGACGACGGCGGCGAAGACGAGCAGCAGGATCTGCAGGCCCATCATGAAGCTGACCTGCTGGGCGAGCCCGAGCAGGACGCCGGACAGCCCGGCCAGGGCCGTGCCACCCACCCACACGGTCCGGATGACCCGGTCGACGTCGATGCCCGAGGAGGCGGCCAGTGCCGGGTTGTCCGCGACGGCGCGGGTGGCCTTGCCCAGCCGGGTGCGCAGCAGTGC
This DNA window, taken from Kineosporiaceae bacterium SCSIO 59966, encodes the following:
- a CDS encoding branched-chain amino acid ABC transporter permease, with the protein product MDWANILTNAARSMIGLETIIYGLAAIGLNVHFGYAGLLNFGQAAFVALGAYGLAITVTIVGLPFWLGLVVGLVAAAILALLLGIPTLRLRADYLAIATIATAEIVRITVRSSSLREYTGGSTGLTGFSDGFYDLNPLSPGTYGFGPWRFSERLSWILIVGWALVVISSLVVWALMRSPWGRVLKGIREDEDAVRSLGKNVFAYKLQALVIGGIIGALAGFVFALGRAAVQPDLYGTEFTFFAYTVLLLGGAARVLGPIVGAAIFWVVLSLTDNILNQAVSAGYIPSVIMTGTQVGQVRFMLVGLALMLLMIFRPQGIFGDKRELAIDAR